GGGAGCCCACTTTATCATGATTCGTAAACAAGGTATTTCTGGCCCACTATAAAATCAATATGACATAGTATATTTTTCTATCACTACGGAAAAAGGAGGGGATTTCTCGATGCATAAAGGTAAAGGTATGAAGTTCGTTGGTGATTCTCGTGTGTTAGCACCTGAAGCACGTAAACAGATGCTTCCTAAAGATTATTCAGAATACCCTGGTAAAACAGAAGCTTTCTGGCCGAACTTCCTTTTGAAAGAATGGATGGTAGGGGCTGTATTCCTTGTCGGTTATCTATGTTTAACAATTGCACATCCAGCTCCACTTGAAAGGATTGCTGACCCAACTGATACAGGATATATTCCATTACCTGACTGGTATTTCTTGTTCTTGTACCAATTATTAAAATATTCATTTGCATCTGGTCCATATACTGTTATCGGTGCAATGATTATTCCTGGACTTGCTTTTGGAGGTTTATTATTGGCTCCGTTCCTAGATCGCGGACCTGAACGCCGTCCAACGAAACGTCCGCTTGCTACAGGATTTATGCTATTATCATTAGCTGCTATCGTATTTTTAACTTGGGAATCTGTTGCTACACATGACTGGGCTGCTGCAGAACGTCAAGGGAAAATTGTTCCTAAAGTTGAAATTGATAAGTCAAGTGAAGGCTATCAAATAGCTAGTAAGAACACTTGTATAACTTGTCACGGTGAAAATCTTCAAGGTGGTGCTGGTGCTCCGAGCCTTATCGGAACTGGCTTATCAGCAGAAGAAGTAGCTAAGATTGCTAAGCAAGGTAAAGGTGGAAAAATGCCACCAGGAATCTTTAAAGGTTCTGATGAAGAGTTGAAGAAACTATCAGAATTTATTTCTGGTTTAG
The window above is part of the Bacillus sp. SORGH_AS_0510 genome. Proteins encoded here:
- a CDS encoding menaquinol-cytochrome c reductase cytochrome b/c subunit, whose protein sequence is MHKGKGMKFVGDSRVLAPEARKQMLPKDYSEYPGKTEAFWPNFLLKEWMVGAVFLVGYLCLTIAHPAPLERIADPTDTGYIPLPDWYFLFLYQLLKYSFASGPYTVIGAMIIPGLAFGGLLLAPFLDRGPERRPTKRPLATGFMLLSLAAIVFLTWESVATHDWAAAERQGKIVPKVEIDKSSEGYQIASKNTCITCHGENLQGGAGAPSLIGTGLSAEEVAKIAKQGKGGKMPPGIFKGSDEELKKLSEFISGLGKE